In the genome of Apodemus sylvaticus chromosome 2, mApoSyl1.1, whole genome shotgun sequence, one region contains:
- the Tmem52b gene encoding transmembrane protein 52B, with protein MFNLMTAWAQVLMASGLVYFIQLPGARGEENCVNTEHCLTTDWVHLWYIWLLVVVGALLLLCGLTSVCFRCCLNRPENGENEAPPPYEVTVIAFDHDSTLQSTITSLQSVFGPAARRILAVAHAHSSLGQLPSSVDTLPGYEEALGMSRFTVARCGPKAPDLPSVPEEKQLPPTGKESPGTEPPSQ; from the exons ATGTTCAACCTAATGACAGCCTGGGCCCAGGTGCTGATGGCCTCTGGCCTGGTTTACTTCATCCAG CTTCCTGGGGCCAGGGGCGAGGAGAACTGTGTCAACACTGAACA TTGCCTGACTACTGACTGGGTGCATCTCTGGTATATATG GTTGCTGGTGGTGGTTGGCGCACTGCTTCTCCTGTGTGGCCTGACTTCAGTATGTTTCCGATGCTGCCTGAACCgtccagaaaatggagaaaatgaggCCCCACCACCTTATGAAGTGACTGTTATTGCTTTTGACCATGACAGCACTCTCCAGAGCACCATTACAT CTCTGCAGTCTGTGTTTGGCCCTGCAGCTCGGAGAATCCTGGCAGTGGCTCACGCACACAGCTCCTTGGGCCAGCTGCCCTCCTCTGTGGACACACTCCCAGGCTACGAAGAAGCTCTTGGCATGAGCCGCTTCACAGTGGCAAGGTGTGGGCCGAAAGCTCCTGATTTACCCTCCGTCCCAGAGGAAAAGCAGCTGCCTCCCACAGGGAAGGAGTCTCCTGGGACAGAACCTCCGTCACAATGA